In one window of Anser cygnoides isolate HZ-2024a breed goose chromosome 3, Taihu_goose_T2T_genome, whole genome shotgun sequence DNA:
- the CLIP4 gene encoding CAP-Gly domain-containing linker protein 4 isoform X2 codes for MTLLHYTCKSGAHGIGDVETAVKFATQLIDLGADSSLRSRWTNMNALHYAAYFDVPELISVILKNAKPKDVDATCSDFDFGTALHIAAFNLCTGAVKRLLEHGANPAFRNDKGQIPVDVVPDPVDMPLEMADAAASAKEIKQILLDAVSLSCDVSKAVIPNHNHVTGKAMLLSLGLKLGDRVVIAGQKVGTLRFCGTTEFASGQWAGVELDEAEGKNNGSIGKVQYFKCAPKCGIFAPLSKISKSYDHKKPFVRSTSMRSSPLVKSKKIDITHVTSKVNSGLNMSKKPSASETNLMTVNRGKMLPAKEGFPGYSSSSSSTTSLEGKQNYSKKRNSTSSNKKPLTRASSASSKMSAGLYSSSSATRKFPFNEGEIQVGDRVLVVGQRTGTVRFCGTTKFAPGFWCGIELDKPHGKNDGSVGGVQYFSCLPRYGIFAPPSRVQRLTGSLDSLAETSSSKINHSFPGFRRSLSTTSASSQKEINRRNSFVRSKSSISRHSWSNSSATNTEGLVKLHEGSQVLLTSSNEMGTVRYIGPTDFAPGIWLGLELRSAKGKNDGSVGEKRYFTCKLNHGLLVRPSRVTYRGINGAKLVDDIC; via the exons ATGACTCTTTTGCATTACACTTGTAAATCGGGGGCTCATGGTATTG GTGATGTTGAAACTGCTGTAAAATTTGCAACACAGCTTATTGATCTGGGTGCTGATAGCAGTTTACGCAGCCGCTGGACAAATATGAATGCCTTGCATTATGCAGCTTACTTTGATGTTCCAGAACTTATTAGCGTTATTTTGAAAAACGCAAAGCCAAAAG ATGTAGATGCTACCTGCAGTGATTTTGATTTTGGAACAGCTTTACATATTGCTGCATTTAACCTATGTACAGGAGCCGTCAAGCGTTTACTGGAACATGGAGCAAATCCTGCCTTTAGG aatgACAAAGGGCAGATCCCAGTGGATGTGGTTCCTGATCCAGTAGATATGCCACTGGAAATGGCAGATGCAGCAGCCAGTGCAAAAGAAATCAAGCAGATATTGCTGGATGCAGTGTCTCTGTCATGTGATGTCTCAAAAGCCGTGATTCCAAACCATAATCATGTCACAGGCAAGGCCATGCTCTTATCGCTTGGCCTGAAGCTGGGAGATCGTGTCGTTATTGCAGGACAGAAG GTTGGTACATTAAGATTTTGTGGTACAACGGAATTTGCCAGTGGCCAGTGGGCTGGCGTAGAACTGgatgaagcagaaggaaagaacaatGGAAGTATTGGAAAAGTCCAGTACTTCAAGTGTGCACCGAAATGCG GTATCTTTGCACCTCTTTCTAAAATAAGCAAGTCTTATGATCACAAGAAACCCTTTGTACGAAGTACTTCTATGCGATCTTCGCCTTTGGTCAAATCCAAGAAAATAGATATAACGCATGTAACTTCCAAAGTGAATTCTG gCCTAAATATGTCAAAAAAACCCAGTGCTTCTGAAACCAACTTAATGACTGTTAACAGGGGAAAAATGCTACCTGCAAAAGAAG GTTTTCCTGGATACAGCAGCTCTTCCTCTTCTACTACCTCCTTGGAAGGCAAGCAGAACTATTCTAAGAAGCGGAACTCAACTAGCAGCAATAAAAAGCCACTTACTAGAGCGTCTTCTGCCTCATCTAAAATGAGTGCTG GGCTGTACAGTTCCTCTTCAGCTACGAGGAAATTTCCTTTCAATGAGGGAGAAATTCAAGTTGGAGACAGAGTACTGGTGGTAGGACAGAGAACAGGCACTGTTAGATTTTGTGGGACGACAAAATTTGCACCAG GATTCTGGTGTGGAATTGAATTGGACAAGCCTCATGGTAAGAATGATGGTTCAGTAGGAGGCGTTCAGTACTTCAGTTGTCTTCCTAGATACGGTATATTTGCACCACCGTCTCGTGTTCAGAG ATTAACAGGTTCGCTGGATTCTCTCGCAGAGACTTCatcaagtaaaataaatcacagtttTCCAG GTTTTAGACGCAGCTTAAGCACAACTTCTGCATCTTCACAAAAAGAGATAAACAGAAGAAACTCCTTTGTTAG GTCTAAGAGCTCTATCTCACGGCACAGCTGGAGTAATAGCAGTGCAACTAACACTGAGGGACTGGTGAAGCTGCACGAAGGCTCGCAGGTTCTTCTGACCAGCTCCAATGAAATGGGTACAGTCAGGTATATTGGTCCTACAGACTTTGCACCGGGGATATGGCTCGGACTTGAACTCCGAAGCGCCAAGGGAAAGAATGATGGCTCTGTAGGGGAAAAGCGTTATTTCACCTGTAAGCTGAACCATGGGCTCTTAGTTCGACCTAGCAGAGTAACCTATCGTGGGATTAATGGGGCAAAACTTGTAGATGATATTTGCTGA
- the CLIP4 gene encoding CAP-Gly domain-containing linker protein 4 isoform X1, whose amino-acid sequence MTVEDLPERSLERDSLTERRFLFPNSETSVTFSVAAAPMPSDCEFSFFDPNDAACQEILFNPKTSISELFAILRQWVPQVQQNIDVIGNEIIKRGCNVNDRDGLTDMTLLHYTCKSGAHGIGDVETAVKFATQLIDLGADSSLRSRWTNMNALHYAAYFDVPELISVILKNAKPKDVDATCSDFDFGTALHIAAFNLCTGAVKRLLEHGANPAFRNDKGQIPVDVVPDPVDMPLEMADAAASAKEIKQILLDAVSLSCDVSKAVIPNHNHVTGKAMLLSLGLKLGDRVVIAGQKVGTLRFCGTTEFASGQWAGVELDEAEGKNNGSIGKVQYFKCAPKCGIFAPLSKISKSYDHKKPFVRSTSMRSSPLVKSKKIDITHVTSKVNSGLNMSKKPSASETNLMTVNRGKMLPAKEGFPGYSSSSSSTTSLEGKQNYSKKRNSTSSNKKPLTRASSASSKMSAGLYSSSSATRKFPFNEGEIQVGDRVLVVGQRTGTVRFCGTTKFAPGFWCGIELDKPHGKNDGSVGGVQYFSCLPRYGIFAPPSRVQRLTGSLDSLAETSSSKINHSFPGFRRSLSTTSASSQKEINRRNSFVRSKSSISRHSWSNSSATNTEGLVKLHEGSQVLLTSSNEMGTVRYIGPTDFAPGIWLGLELRSAKGKNDGSVGEKRYFTCKLNHGLLVRPSRVTYRGINGAKLVDDIC is encoded by the exons agttTTCCTTCTTTGATCCCAATGATGCAGCATGTCAAGAAATACTTTTCAACCCCAAAACATCAATTTCTGAATTGTTTGCTATCTTAAGACAGTGGGTTCCACAGGTCCAGCAGAATATTGATGTTATTGGGAATGAG ATCATTAAAAGAGGTTGCAATGTGAATGACAGAGATGGACTGACTGATATGACTCTTTTGCATTACACTTGTAAATCGGGGGCTCATGGTATTG GTGATGTTGAAACTGCTGTAAAATTTGCAACACAGCTTATTGATCTGGGTGCTGATAGCAGTTTACGCAGCCGCTGGACAAATATGAATGCCTTGCATTATGCAGCTTACTTTGATGTTCCAGAACTTATTAGCGTTATTTTGAAAAACGCAAAGCCAAAAG ATGTAGATGCTACCTGCAGTGATTTTGATTTTGGAACAGCTTTACATATTGCTGCATTTAACCTATGTACAGGAGCCGTCAAGCGTTTACTGGAACATGGAGCAAATCCTGCCTTTAGG aatgACAAAGGGCAGATCCCAGTGGATGTGGTTCCTGATCCAGTAGATATGCCACTGGAAATGGCAGATGCAGCAGCCAGTGCAAAAGAAATCAAGCAGATATTGCTGGATGCAGTGTCTCTGTCATGTGATGTCTCAAAAGCCGTGATTCCAAACCATAATCATGTCACAGGCAAGGCCATGCTCTTATCGCTTGGCCTGAAGCTGGGAGATCGTGTCGTTATTGCAGGACAGAAG GTTGGTACATTAAGATTTTGTGGTACAACGGAATTTGCCAGTGGCCAGTGGGCTGGCGTAGAACTGgatgaagcagaaggaaagaacaatGGAAGTATTGGAAAAGTCCAGTACTTCAAGTGTGCACCGAAATGCG GTATCTTTGCACCTCTTTCTAAAATAAGCAAGTCTTATGATCACAAGAAACCCTTTGTACGAAGTACTTCTATGCGATCTTCGCCTTTGGTCAAATCCAAGAAAATAGATATAACGCATGTAACTTCCAAAGTGAATTCTG gCCTAAATATGTCAAAAAAACCCAGTGCTTCTGAAACCAACTTAATGACTGTTAACAGGGGAAAAATGCTACCTGCAAAAGAAG GTTTTCCTGGATACAGCAGCTCTTCCTCTTCTACTACCTCCTTGGAAGGCAAGCAGAACTATTCTAAGAAGCGGAACTCAACTAGCAGCAATAAAAAGCCACTTACTAGAGCGTCTTCTGCCTCATCTAAAATGAGTGCTG GGCTGTACAGTTCCTCTTCAGCTACGAGGAAATTTCCTTTCAATGAGGGAGAAATTCAAGTTGGAGACAGAGTACTGGTGGTAGGACAGAGAACAGGCACTGTTAGATTTTGTGGGACGACAAAATTTGCACCAG GATTCTGGTGTGGAATTGAATTGGACAAGCCTCATGGTAAGAATGATGGTTCAGTAGGAGGCGTTCAGTACTTCAGTTGTCTTCCTAGATACGGTATATTTGCACCACCGTCTCGTGTTCAGAG ATTAACAGGTTCGCTGGATTCTCTCGCAGAGACTTCatcaagtaaaataaatcacagtttTCCAG GTTTTAGACGCAGCTTAAGCACAACTTCTGCATCTTCACAAAAAGAGATAAACAGAAGAAACTCCTTTGTTAG GTCTAAGAGCTCTATCTCACGGCACAGCTGGAGTAATAGCAGTGCAACTAACACTGAGGGACTGGTGAAGCTGCACGAAGGCTCGCAGGTTCTTCTGACCAGCTCCAATGAAATGGGTACAGTCAGGTATATTGGTCCTACAGACTTTGCACCGGGGATATGGCTCGGACTTGAACTCCGAAGCGCCAAGGGAAAGAATGATGGCTCTGTAGGGGAAAAGCGTTATTTCACCTGTAAGCTGAACCATGGGCTCTTAGTTCGACCTAGCAGAGTAACCTATCGTGGGATTAATGGGGCAAAACTTGTAGATGATATTTGCTGA